A region of Paenibacillus sp. JNUCC-31 DNA encodes the following proteins:
- a CDS encoding glycoside hydrolase, producing the protein MLSFKLKKSINILLACLTALPLMLTPIQVSAASDVTVNLSSQKQLIKGFGGINHPAWIGDLTSSQRDTAFGNGQNQLGFSILRMYIDDNKNNWYKEIPTAKRAIEQGAIVFASPWNPPSDMVETFNRNGDTAAKRLKYDKYAAYAQHLNDFVSYMKSNGVNLYAISVQNEPDYAHDWTWWTPQEMLRFMKDYAGSITGTKVMAPESFSYLKEMSDPILNDPQALANMDILGAHTYGTQFSNFPYPLFKQKGAGKELWMSEVYYPNSNANSADLWPEALDVSYHIHNAMVEADFQAYVWWYIRRQYGPMKEDGTISKRGYNMAHFSKFVRPGFVRVDATKNPDTQTFISAYKGDNKVVIVAINRGTSAVNQKFVLQNGNASNVSSWITDSTRNLAAGSSINMTGNTFTAQLPSQSVTTFVAQLN; encoded by the coding sequence ATGTTGTCATTCAAGTTGAAGAAATCGATCAATATTCTTTTGGCCTGCCTTACTGCCCTGCCGCTTATGTTGACGCCGATCCAAGTCTCGGCCGCAAGCGATGTTACTGTAAACTTATCCTCTCAAAAGCAGCTGATCAAGGGATTTGGAGGAATTAATCACCCCGCCTGGATCGGAGATTTGACGTCTTCACAAAGAGATACAGCTTTTGGTAATGGACAGAATCAGCTGGGGTTTTCCATCCTGCGCATGTATATTGATGATAACAAGAACAATTGGTATAAAGAAATACCAACGGCAAAACGAGCCATTGAACAAGGCGCCATCGTCTTTGCCTCACCATGGAATCCTCCCAGTGATATGGTTGAAACATTCAATCGCAATGGAGACACTGCGGCTAAGCGACTTAAATACGACAAATACGCTGCGTATGCCCAGCACCTGAACGACTTTGTTTCTTACATGAAATCCAACGGAGTTAATCTCTATGCAATCTCCGTACAGAATGAACCGGATTATGCGCATGATTGGACGTGGTGGACGCCTCAGGAAATGCTTCGATTCATGAAAGATTATGCCGGCTCCATTACCGGTACGAAAGTAATGGCGCCCGAATCCTTCTCTTACCTGAAAGAAATGTCAGACCCCATACTGAATGATCCGCAAGCTCTAGCCAACATGGACATTCTGGGTGCCCATACGTATGGTACGCAATTCAGTAATTTCCCTTACCCCCTTTTTAAACAAAAAGGTGCTGGAAAGGAACTTTGGATGTCAGAGGTATATTACCCCAATAGTAATGCAAATTCGGCAGATCTTTGGCCTGAAGCGTTGGATGTCTCCTATCACATCCATAATGCAATGGTAGAGGCAGACTTCCAGGCATATGTATGGTGGTATATTCGTAGACAATACGGTCCCATGAAAGAGGATGGCACCATCAGCAAACGGGGATATAATATGGCCCATTTCTCCAAGTTTGTTCGGCCAGGCTTTGTAAGAGTGGATGCGACTAAAAATCCGGATACTCAAACGTTTATCTCCGCATATAAAGGAGACAACAAAGTAGTGATCGTAGCAATCAACCGAGGAACTTCCGCTGTAAACCAAAAGTTTGTATTGCAGAACGGAAACGCGTCAAACGTATCTTCCTGGATTACAGACAGTACAAGGAATCTGGCAGCCGGCTCTTCAATTAACATGACAGGCAATACTTTTACTGCCCAACTTCCTTCTCAAAGTGTTACGACATTCGTAGCACAGTTAAATTAA
- a CDS encoding saccharopine dehydrogenase family protein, giving the protein MGKALIIGAGGVASVAVHKCVQNSEVFEEICIASRTKSKCDDLKAKLDGGKTKITTAQVDADNVDELIALINEVKPDIVMNLALPYQDLTIMDACLATKTNYMDTANYEPEDTAKFEYSWQWDYKERFEKAGITALLGSGFDPGVTGVFSAYALKHYFDEIEYIDILDCNGGDHGYPFATNFNPEINIREVSANGRYWENGEWIETKPMEIKRVYDFKEVGEKDMYLLYHEELESLAKNMPGLKRIRFFMTFGQSYLTHLKALENVGMTSIEPIEFEGKQIIPLQFLKAVLPDPASLGPRTVGKTNIGCIFKGKKDGQDKTYYVYNICDHQECYKEVGSQAISYTTGVPAMIGAAMVMTGKWNKPGVYNVEEFNPDPFMEELNKWGLPWVEDFNPVLVDELPEEVKESELVR; this is encoded by the coding sequence ATGGGAAAAGCACTAATCATCGGCGCCGGTGGCGTAGCTTCAGTAGCGGTTCATAAATGCGTTCAAAACAGCGAAGTATTTGAGGAAATTTGCATCGCAAGTCGTACAAAATCCAAATGTGACGATCTCAAAGCCAAACTGGACGGCGGCAAAACAAAAATTACGACAGCTCAAGTGGATGCTGATAACGTTGACGAACTGATCGCCCTCATCAACGAAGTTAAACCGGATATCGTCATGAACCTGGCATTGCCTTACCAAGACCTGACAATCATGGATGCTTGCCTTGCAACTAAAACCAATTACATGGATACAGCGAACTATGAGCCAGAAGATACAGCGAAATTCGAATACAGCTGGCAGTGGGATTACAAAGAGCGTTTCGAAAAAGCGGGTATTACGGCACTGCTCGGCAGTGGATTTGACCCAGGCGTAACTGGCGTATTCTCTGCTTATGCTTTGAAACACTATTTTGACGAGATTGAATATATTGATATTCTGGACTGCAATGGCGGCGATCACGGATACCCGTTCGCAACCAATTTCAACCCTGAAATCAATATCCGTGAAGTTTCGGCAAACGGAAGATATTGGGAAAATGGTGAATGGATCGAAACAAAACCGATGGAAATTAAACGTGTCTATGACTTCAAGGAAGTTGGCGAAAAAGACATGTATCTGCTATATCATGAAGAGCTGGAGTCTCTGGCCAAAAATATGCCTGGTCTGAAACGCATTCGTTTCTTCATGACATTTGGCCAAAGCTACCTGACACACCTGAAAGCACTTGAAAATGTGGGCATGACTTCGATCGAGCCTATCGAATTCGAAGGCAAACAAATCATTCCGCTGCAATTCCTGAAGGCGGTACTGCCAGATCCGGCGTCTCTGGGACCACGGACTGTAGGCAAAACGAACATTGGTTGCATCTTCAAAGGCAAAAAAGACGGCCAAGACAAAACGTACTACGTGTACAACATTTGCGATCACCAAGAATGCTACAAAGAGGTTGGTTCCCAAGCGATTTCTTACACTACTGGCGTTCCGGCCATGATTGGTGCAGCAATGGTGATGACTGGCAAATGGAACAAACCAGGCGTGTACAACGTGGAAGAGTTCAACCCGGATCCGTTCATGGAAGAATTGAACAAATGGGGACTTCCATGGGTTGAAGATTTCAACCCGGTACTCGTTGACGAACTGCCGGAAGAAGTCAAGGAATCGGAGCTTGTTCGTTAA